The Helicobacter fennelliae nucleotide sequence TTTACGCAATCGCAATAACCCGCTCTCCGGACGCTTTTCTTTGGGTAGATTCTCCCATTTGCTTCCGCCAATAGCCCCAAACAAAACCGCTTGAGACTTGAGACAACCATCAATGCTTTCTTGTGGCAGTGGATCGCCACACTCATCATACGCGCACCCACCCATCAAAAACTCATCATAATGTATATCAAAATCAAACACGCGTGCTACAACTTTTAATACTTTTAACGCTTCATTAATGACTTCTACGCCGATTCCATCGCCTTTAATCACGGCTATTTTGTATGATTGTTTCATGATATGCCTTTTTGGTGAAGGGTTGTGTGATGAAGTTGTGTTTTGGCATATTCGATAAGCCCGCCACTTTGCAAAAGCTTAAACATAAAATCCGGAATCTTTCTAAATGTATAGCTTTGATTTTGTGTGAGATTTTTTATCACGCCTTCTGTCATATCAATACGCAATGTATCGCCCTCATTGATATTTTCAATCTCATCACATTCCAGAATCAAAAGCCCCATATTAAATGCGTTGCGATAAAAAATGCGAGCAAAACTAGGCGCAATCACGCACGCTATCCCGGCAGCTTTGAGTGCCAAAGGTGCGTGCTCTCTG carries:
- a CDS encoding 3-isopropylmalate dehydratase small subunit; its protein translation is MQSLEGQVWKFGKNIDTDVIIAARYLNTSDENILARHIMEDARAGFADMIHKGDFIVADENFGCGSSREHAPLALKAAGIACVIAPSFARIFYRNAFNMGLLILECDEIENINEGDTLRIDMTEGVIKNLTQNQSYTFRKIPDFMFKLLQSGGLIEYAKTQLHHTTLHQKGIS